The Symbiobacterium terraclitae region CCGAGGTCGGTCCCGGTCGCGTACGGGGCGTCGGCCTCACGGGCCAGATGCACGGGTCGGTCTTCCTGGATGACCGGGGCCAGGTGGTCCGCCCCGCCCTCCTGTGGAACGACCAGCGTACCCAGGCCCAGTGCGACGAGATCACGGTGCGCGTCGGCACGGACAGGCTGCTCGCGCTGGCCGGAAACCGGGCGCTGACCGGCTTCACGGCGCCGAAGCTCCTCTGGCTGCGCCAGCACGAGCCTGACGCGTACGCCCGCGTGCGCCACCTGCTGCTGCCCAAGGACTACCTGCGCTACCGGCTCACGGGCGAGTTCGCCACCGACGTCGCCGACGCCTCGGGGACGCTGCTGCTGGACGTGGCGGCACGCCGCTGGAGCGAGCCCATCCTCGAGGCGCTCGAGATCGACCCGGCCATCCTGCCCCGCCTGGCCGAGGGCCCGGAGGTGACCGGCTTCGTGACGCCGCCGGCGGCCGCCGAGACCGGTCTCCCCGCCGGCACGCCCGTGGTGGGCGGCGGCGGCGACCAGGCGGCCAACGCCGTGGGCGTCGGCCTGGTGACCGAGGGCGCAGCCTCCCTCGCCCTGGGCACCTCCGGGGTCGTGTTCGCGGCATCCGGCCAGCCCGGACACGTGCGCAACGGCGCAGGCCCAGGTGAGGCCGTCGCACCTCCCGGGCTGCCGGAGGACTCGCTCTCCACCATCCACTCCTTCTGCCACGCCGTGCCCGGCATGTGGCACGTCATGGGCGTGATGCTCTCCTCCGGCGGCTCCCTGCGCTGGCTGCGGGACGCCCTCTACGCCCGGGAGGCGGCGGAGGACCGCCAGGCCGGCCGGGAGCCGTACGACCGCGTCACCGGGGAGGCGGCCACGGTTCCCGCCGGCGCCGAGGGGCTGCTCTTCCTGCCCTACCTCACCGGCGAGCGCGTGCCGTACCCCGACCCCAGCGCCCGGGGCGCCTTCGTCGGCCTGGGACTGCAGCACACCAGGGCACATGTGGCCCGGGCCGTCATGGAGGGCATCGCGTTCGGCCTGCGGGACAACCTGGACCTCGTCCGCGCCCTGGGGGTCGGGGTGGCCGAACTCCGCATCACCGGCGGCGGATCCCGGTCGCCGCTCTGGCGCACCATCCTGGCCGCCGCACTGGGCGTGCCGCTGCGGCGCATGGCCGTGGACGAGGGCCCGGCCTTCGGCGCGGCCATCCTCGCCGCGGCCGGCACCGGCGCATACCCGGACGTGGCCTCGGCCTGCGCCGCGATGATCCGCACCGGGGATGCCGTCCCCGTGGACCCCGACCTCGCGGCCCGGTATGCCGAGCTGCTCCCCGTCTTCCGCCAGTGCTATGCGCAGTTGAAGACCGTTTTCCCCCAACTCGCTTCGTAGCACCTCGGCCAAGGCCGTTCAGGCTTGCCGCTGAATAGAGTAGGGGCTGG contains the following coding sequences:
- the xylB gene encoding xylulokinase; translation: MQEIYIGIDIGTGGARVLAVDRAGRVVAQATQEYPLLTPRPGWTEQDPADWWAATAACLRRVTAEVGPGRVRGVGLTGQMHGSVFLDDRGQVVRPALLWNDQRTQAQCDEITVRVGTDRLLALAGNRALTGFTAPKLLWLRQHEPDAYARVRHLLLPKDYLRYRLTGEFATDVADASGTLLLDVAARRWSEPILEALEIDPAILPRLAEGPEVTGFVTPPAAAETGLPAGTPVVGGGGDQAANAVGVGLVTEGAASLALGTSGVVFAASGQPGHVRNGAGPGEAVAPPGLPEDSLSTIHSFCHAVPGMWHVMGVMLSSGGSLRWLRDALYAREAAEDRQAGREPYDRVTGEAATVPAGAEGLLFLPYLTGERVPYPDPSARGAFVGLGLQHTRAHVARAVMEGIAFGLRDNLDLVRALGVGVAELRITGGGSRSPLWRTILAAALGVPLRRMAVDEGPAFGAAILAAAGTGAYPDVASACAAMIRTGDAVPVDPDLAARYAELLPVFRQCYAQLKTVFPQLAS